A region from the Desulfitobacterium dehalogenans ATCC 51507 genome encodes:
- a CDS encoding complex I 51 kDa subunit family protein — protein MKTMQILSSRFDRIQADSVEEYRAAGGYEGLKKAITMKPEDIIEEIKTAQLFGRGGAAYPTGIKWEQAYAIPLEKGLKYMVCNADEGEPGTFKDRYIMDKDPLMLIEGMTIGAYIFGAQEGFIYCRGEYSAIQKILRKAIENAKEAGFLGENILGTGLNFDIQVISGAGAYVCGENTALVESIEGKTGRPRRKPPYIKNAGLNMKPTVLNNVETFACIPWIVKEGGEKFLSMGTEFSGGTKLMCLSGNVVHRGVYEVPFGTTFRELIEDLGGGIAQGRKLKFVHLGGSSGSCFPGSLLDTKICYKDLRDHGLSLGSGAVLVVDDTHCVVDYLKAVMEFFEEESCGKCTPCREGNQRMVEILEKLGEGRATMEDLQRLKSLAQTMKNTSFCGLGQSAPVPVTTLLKHFTDEFEAHVQGQCPSGKCSMHGARG, from the coding sequence ATGAAAACTATGCAAATTCTCAGCTCGCGCTTTGATAGAATACAAGCGGATTCGGTGGAGGAATATAGGGCTGCAGGCGGTTATGAAGGACTGAAAAAAGCCATCACCATGAAGCCGGAAGATATCATTGAAGAAATTAAGACAGCTCAACTGTTTGGACGGGGGGGTGCTGCCTATCCGACGGGAATTAAATGGGAGCAGGCTTATGCCATTCCACTGGAAAAAGGCCTGAAATACATGGTCTGTAATGCCGACGAAGGTGAACCCGGTACCTTTAAGGATCGGTACATTATGGACAAAGATCCACTGATGCTGATCGAAGGCATGACCATCGGTGCCTATATTTTTGGTGCTCAGGAAGGGTTTATTTACTGCCGGGGAGAATATTCCGCGATTCAGAAAATCTTGAGAAAGGCCATTGAGAATGCTAAAGAAGCCGGTTTCCTTGGGGAAAACATCTTAGGTACCGGATTGAATTTTGATATTCAAGTGATCTCGGGAGCAGGGGCTTATGTTTGCGGGGAAAATACCGCCTTGGTGGAGTCCATTGAAGGAAAAACCGGGCGCCCGCGGCGCAAACCACCCTATATAAAAAATGCCGGCTTAAATATGAAGCCCACGGTGCTGAATAATGTGGAAACCTTCGCTTGCATACCCTGGATTGTTAAAGAGGGTGGGGAAAAGTTTTTGTCTATGGGCACAGAATTCAGCGGCGGGACCAAACTCATGTGTCTCTCCGGCAATGTGGTTCACCGGGGAGTTTATGAAGTTCCCTTTGGAACCACCTTCCGGGAACTGATTGAGGATCTGGGCGGCGGTATCGCCCAGGGCCGTAAACTGAAATTTGTCCATTTAGGCGGCTCCAGCGGTTCTTGCTTTCCCGGGAGTTTGCTGGATACGAAGATTTGCTATAAGGACTTAAGGGATCATGGCTTATCTCTTGGTTCAGGAGCAGTACTGGTTGTTGACGATACTCATTGTGTGGTGGATTACCTCAAGGCCGTCATGGAGTTTTTTGAAGAGGAATCCTGCGGAAAATGCACTCCTTGCCGGGAAGGAAACCAAAGAATGGTGGAGATCCTGGAAAAGCTGGGGGAAGGCCGGGCAACGATGGAAGATCTCCAGCGTCTTAAGAGCTTAGCCCAAACCATGAAAAACACCAGCTTTTGCGGTTTAGGGCAGAGTGCTCCAGTCCCTGTTACCACATTACTCAAACATTTTACCGATGAATTCGAAGCTCATGTTCAAGGTCAATGTCCAAGCGGAAAATGCAGCATGCATGGAGCAAGGGGGTAA
- a CDS encoding NADH-dependent [FeFe] hydrogenase, group A6, with protein MDKINLKIDGIQVSVPKGTTILQAAKEYKVNIPTLCFMQGVHEPGSCRICVVEVEGWRGLQPACVTKVEEGIVVKTAGKLVRETRKELLELILANHNRECLSCARNQKCELQKLAEDFGVSSVSYEKKAARAEMDEWGPIVRDSSKCILCGRCVSICSNTQKVNAIEIAQRGAHTTVTTPYEEALSGRSCINCGQCIKICPVGALQERDDSDKVWSALEDPELHVVVQTAPAVRVALGEEFGLPVGINVRGKMVTALRRLGFDKVFDTTFSADLTIMEEGTELLQRIQQGGKLPLITSCSPGWVKFCEHNFTDFLDNLSSCKSPQQMFGAVAKSYYPQKAGLDPKKIFVVSVMPCTAKKYEADREEMMVQGRKDVDAVITTRELAKMIKQAGINFNDLEDSEYDELLGTSTGAGVIFANTGGVMEAALRTVADILTGQDLEAIEYSAVRGFEGIKEATVHIDGLEIKAAVVHGTGNAAQLLDRIREGTANYHFIEVMGCPGGCINGGGQPILMDKSRTQEVNRLRAAGIYALDRQAVKRKSHENPEIKKIYEEYLEKPGSHRSHELLHTHYVARS; from the coding sequence GTGGATAAGATTAACTTAAAGATTGACGGAATTCAGGTATCCGTTCCTAAAGGAACGACCATCTTACAAGCTGCCAAGGAATATAAAGTCAATATCCCGACCCTTTGCTTTATGCAAGGAGTCCATGAACCAGGCTCTTGCCGCATCTGTGTAGTAGAAGTTGAAGGATGGAGAGGCCTTCAGCCTGCCTGTGTCACGAAGGTCGAGGAAGGAATCGTGGTGAAGACCGCCGGCAAGCTCGTCAGGGAAACCCGCAAAGAGCTTCTGGAGCTTATTTTAGCTAACCACAACCGGGAATGCTTATCCTGTGCGAGAAATCAGAAGTGTGAACTCCAGAAGCTTGCCGAGGACTTCGGCGTAAGCTCTGTTTCTTATGAGAAAAAAGCTGCCCGTGCGGAGATGGATGAGTGGGGACCGATCGTCAGAGACTCCAGCAAATGCATACTGTGCGGTCGCTGCGTCAGTATATGTTCCAATACCCAAAAGGTCAATGCCATAGAAATAGCCCAGAGGGGCGCCCATACTACAGTGACCACTCCCTACGAGGAAGCCCTTTCCGGCCGCAGCTGCATTAACTGTGGACAATGTATTAAGATTTGCCCGGTAGGAGCTCTCCAGGAGAGGGACGATTCGGATAAAGTGTGGAGCGCCTTGGAAGATCCTGAACTCCATGTGGTGGTGCAGACAGCTCCAGCCGTGCGGGTAGCCTTGGGCGAAGAGTTCGGCCTGCCGGTGGGAATCAATGTCCGGGGAAAAATGGTGACCGCCCTGAGACGTTTGGGTTTTGACAAAGTTTTTGATACCACCTTTAGTGCCGACCTGACCATTATGGAGGAAGGGACAGAACTTCTTCAGCGGATTCAGCAAGGAGGCAAACTCCCTCTGATTACATCCTGCTCTCCAGGCTGGGTGAAATTCTGTGAGCATAACTTTACAGATTTTCTCGATAATCTATCCAGCTGCAAATCCCCTCAGCAGATGTTCGGGGCTGTGGCTAAGTCATACTATCCGCAGAAAGCTGGTCTTGATCCCAAGAAAATCTTTGTAGTCTCTGTTATGCCTTGTACTGCCAAGAAGTACGAAGCAGATCGGGAAGAGATGATGGTTCAGGGCCGCAAAGATGTAGATGCGGTGATCACTACACGGGAACTGGCCAAAATGATTAAACAAGCGGGAATCAATTTTAATGACTTAGAAGATAGCGAATATGATGAGCTTTTAGGTACATCCACCGGCGCTGGGGTCATCTTTGCCAATACGGGAGGAGTCATGGAGGCTGCCCTGCGGACGGTGGCGGATATTCTGACAGGACAAGATTTAGAAGCCATTGAATATAGTGCGGTTCGAGGATTTGAAGGCATTAAAGAGGCAACAGTGCATATCGATGGCTTGGAGATTAAAGCCGCTGTTGTCCATGGTACAGGCAACGCTGCCCAGCTTTTGGATCGGATTCGCGAGGGTACTGCGAACTATCATTTTATTGAAGTGATGGGGTGCCCGGGAGGATGCATCAATGGCGGCGGCCAACCGATTCTTATGGATAAGTCCAGGACCCAGGAAGTCAACCGGTTAAGAGCAGCCGGCATTTATGCCCTGGACCGCCAGGCTGTCAAACGGAAATCCCATGAAAACCCTGAGATAAAAAAGATCTACGAAGAGTATCTGGAAAAACCAGGAAGTCATAGATCCCATGAGCTGCTGCATACTCATTATGTTGCACGGAGTTAG
- a CDS encoding YopX family protein, protein MSIPEFRAYDKREKNLIYNQDLWLPRSLQNIGHTVYPVHITEDGIHYRLNCLSNHYEHDWEEDVVTCYGIEIMAFTGFWDHEEPRKKIYCNDIISFISKENSDLPSSSQTGRIIFCQGSKEWIVVDKKEHYLEKLCQVVSPRVIGNWFDHAELLE, encoded by the coding sequence ATGAGTATACCGGAGTTTCGTGCCTACGACAAAAGAGAGAAGAACCTGATCTATAATCAGGATTTATGGCTGCCCAGATCTTTGCAGAACATAGGACATACTGTTTATCCCGTTCATATTACAGAAGACGGCATACACTATCGGCTGAATTGTCTGTCCAACCATTATGAACATGATTGGGAAGAAGATGTGGTGACTTGTTATGGCATAGAGATTATGGCGTTTACAGGGTTTTGGGACCATGAGGAACCTCGTAAAAAGATCTACTGCAACGACATCATCTCTTTTATCTCCAAAGAAAATTCGGACCTCCCCTCCAGTTCACAAACCGGACGGATTATATTTTGCCAGGGATCCAAGGAATGGATTGTGGTCGATAAGAAAGAACACTATCTTGAGAAATTATGCCAAGTTGTAAGCCCCCGGGTCATAGGAAATTGGTTTGATCACGCAGAGCTGCTGGAATAA
- a CDS encoding succinate dehydrogenase cytochrome b558 subunit — protein sequence MSNEVSLRRTESGSYHFLIRRVHSLLGLLPIGIFLIFHMFLNLSARFGPEQYDKVIQTMQSVPGIFLIEIIVIFVPIIFHAVYGSWVVYTGQSNVLRYQYARNWFYIIQRISGIYTLIFVIIHVLALRFGEANFAGMQNAIANPWGLIFYVLGIVLAIFHFTNGLWAFAITWGITVGPRAQQIWTYACFAVFVLMTVIGLLDLTSFM from the coding sequence ATGAGCAATGAGGTAAGTTTAAGAAGAACAGAATCGGGTTCTTACCATTTTCTGATTCGTCGTGTCCATTCTCTTTTGGGGCTGTTGCCCATCGGTATCTTTCTAATATTCCATATGTTTTTAAACCTTTCTGCACGTTTCGGTCCGGAGCAATACGATAAGGTGATCCAGACCATGCAGAGTGTTCCAGGAATTTTCCTGATTGAGATAATCGTGATCTTTGTTCCGATTATTTTTCATGCTGTTTATGGCAGCTGGGTGGTTTACACCGGTCAAAGCAATGTCCTGCGCTATCAATACGCACGGAACTGGTTCTATATTATCCAGCGGATTTCCGGTATTTATACCTTGATTTTCGTGATCATTCATGTTTTGGCTCTTCGCTTTGGGGAAGCCAACTTTGCAGGAATGCAAAATGCCATCGCCAATCCCTGGGGGCTTATTTTTTATGTGCTTGGAATTGTCCTGGCCATCTTCCACTTTACCAACGGCCTATGGGCTTTCGCCATCACCTGGGGTATTACTGTGGGTCCCAGGGCACAGCAGATCTGGACCTATGCATGTTTTGCTGTCTTTGTTCTCATGACTGTTATTGGGCTTCTTGATCTGACCTCCTTTATGTAA
- the sdhA gene encoding succinate dehydrogenase flavoprotein subunit produces the protein MSRVIVVGGGLAGLMAAIKIAEEGTPVDLFSLVPVKRSHSVCAQGGINGAVNTKGEGDSPWEHFDDSVYGGDFLANQPPVKAMCDAAPGIIHLMDRMGVMFNRTPEGLLDFRRFGGTKHHRTAFAGATTGQQLLYALDEQVRRFEVAGLVTKYEGWEMLSAVIDEGVCKGIVAQNLYDMGINSFPADAVIVAAGGCGMIFGKSTNSTINTGSVASALYQQGVKYANGEFIQIHPTAIPGEDKLRLMSESARGEGGRVWTYKEGKPWYFLEEMYPAYGNLVPRDIATRAIYHVVFDLGLGVNGENMVYLDLSHKDPHELQVKLGGILEIYEKFVGDDPKKVPMRIFPAVHYSMGGMWVDYEQMTNIPGLFAAGECEYQYHGANRLGANSLLSAIYGGMIAGPRSLEYIKKNNLKTPGGEEEAFARERKVQEELWSRILNMKGEENPYHIYKELGDIMTQNVTVIRYNNKLTETDQKIQELIERWQRIKLIDDVHWSNQTALFIRQLWNMLELARVITLGALNRNESRGAHYKPDYPERDDANWLKTTIATYTPEGPRFSYEPVDVSLITPRQRRYDVEK, from the coding sequence ATGAGCAGAGTCATCGTGGTAGGCGGAGGACTGGCGGGTCTGATGGCTGCCATTAAGATAGCTGAAGAAGGAACACCGGTGGATTTATTCTCTTTGGTACCGGTGAAGCGCTCCCATTCCGTATGCGCTCAAGGAGGAATCAACGGAGCGGTCAACACAAAAGGTGAGGGAGACTCACCTTGGGAGCATTTCGATGATTCGGTCTATGGAGGGGATTTTCTGGCCAATCAGCCCCCAGTCAAAGCTATGTGTGATGCGGCACCGGGCATTATTCATCTCATGGACCGCATGGGGGTTATGTTTAACCGGACACCGGAAGGGCTTTTGGATTTCCGGCGTTTCGGCGGGACCAAGCACCACCGTACCGCCTTTGCCGGAGCCACCACAGGGCAGCAGCTTCTCTATGCCCTGGATGAGCAAGTCCGTCGTTTTGAAGTGGCCGGATTAGTAACAAAATATGAAGGTTGGGAGATGCTCTCTGCTGTTATTGATGAGGGCGTTTGCAAGGGAATAGTCGCCCAGAACCTTTACGATATGGGCATTAACAGCTTTCCCGCCGATGCCGTCATCGTGGCTGCCGGAGGGTGCGGCATGATCTTCGGCAAGAGCACCAACTCCACCATTAATACAGGCTCGGTGGCCTCAGCCCTCTACCAGCAAGGGGTCAAATATGCCAACGGTGAGTTTATCCAGATTCACCCTACGGCTATCCCGGGAGAAGATAAGCTGCGGCTCATGTCCGAGTCGGCCCGTGGTGAGGGTGGGCGGGTCTGGACCTATAAGGAGGGCAAGCCTTGGTATTTCTTAGAAGAGATGTACCCGGCCTATGGAAACCTGGTCCCTCGGGATATTGCCACCCGGGCCATCTATCATGTGGTCTTTGATTTGGGGCTGGGGGTTAACGGTGAAAACATGGTCTATTTGGATCTCTCCCATAAGGATCCCCATGAACTCCAGGTCAAGCTGGGGGGAATTCTTGAGATCTATGAGAAATTTGTCGGGGATGACCCCAAAAAGGTTCCCATGCGGATTTTCCCGGCGGTTCACTATTCCATGGGCGGAATGTGGGTGGATTATGAGCAAATGACCAATATCCCAGGATTGTTTGCCGCCGGGGAGTGTGAATATCAATACCATGGGGCCAACCGCTTAGGGGCCAATTCCTTGCTCTCGGCCATTTATGGCGGGATGATCGCCGGTCCCAGGTCCCTGGAGTACATTAAGAAAAACAACTTGAAGACCCCCGGTGGGGAAGAGGAAGCCTTTGCCCGTGAACGAAAAGTCCAGGAGGAGCTCTGGAGCAGGATTCTCAATATGAAGGGTGAGGAAAATCCCTACCACATTTATAAAGAACTGGGTGATATTATGACTCAAAATGTCACCGTTATCCGCTATAATAACAAACTGACTGAGACGGATCAAAAGATCCAGGAGCTTATAGAGCGTTGGCAGAGGATCAAACTCATTGATGATGTCCATTGGAGCAATCAGACAGCCCTCTTTATCCGGCAGCTTTGGAATATGCTGGAGCTGGCCCGTGTCATTACCCTGGGGGCCCTTAATCGCAATGAAAGCCGAGGAGCCCATTATAAGCCCGACTATCCGGAGCGGGATGATGCGAATTGGCTGAAGACCACCATTGCCACCTACACACCTGAGGGTCCGCGGTTCAGTTATGAACCTGTGGATGTATCACTCATCACGCCCAGACAGCGGCGTTATGATGTAGAGAAATAG
- the sdhB gene encoding succinate dehydrogenase iron-sulfur subunit, with translation MSGQKIVRLKVRRQNAPDQPAFWEEFAVVYSPKMNIISCLMEIQKNPVNAQGKATNPVVWECNCLEEVCGACTMNINGQARQACSALVDHLEQPIVLEPLRKFPILRDLMVDRTMMFENLKRVHAWIDIDGTYDLGPGPRMAEVDRLWAYELSKCMTCGCCMESCPQVNSRSRFIGPAAVSQARLFNTHPSGAMHKHIRLSALMGDGGITDCGNAQNCVRACPKEVPLTTSLADINREVNKFALKRWLNS, from the coding sequence ATGTCAGGGCAAAAGATTGTTCGTTTAAAAGTCCGTCGCCAAAATGCTCCGGATCAACCTGCCTTCTGGGAAGAGTTTGCAGTAGTTTATAGTCCCAAAATGAATATCATTTCCTGCTTGATGGAAATTCAAAAGAACCCCGTCAATGCCCAGGGAAAAGCGACCAATCCCGTGGTTTGGGAATGCAACTGTCTTGAAGAAGTCTGCGGTGCCTGTACCATGAATATTAACGGCCAAGCCAGGCAGGCCTGCTCAGCCTTGGTGGATCATTTGGAGCAGCCCATTGTCCTGGAGCCACTCCGGAAATTCCCCATCCTCCGGGATCTTATGGTGGATAGAACCATGATGTTTGAGAATTTAAAGAGGGTCCATGCCTGGATTGATATCGACGGGACCTATGATCTGGGTCCCGGACCCCGTATGGCTGAAGTAGATAGACTATGGGCGTACGAGCTTTCCAAATGCATGACCTGTGGATGCTGCATGGAATCCTGCCCTCAGGTTAATTCCCGTTCCCGATTTATTGGTCCGGCCGCCGTTTCCCAGGCTCGCCTTTTCAATACTCATCCCTCAGGAGCTATGCATAAGCATATTCGTCTATCCGCTCTCATGGGTGATGGAGGGATCACCGACTGCGGCAACGCCCAAAACTGTGTACGGGCCTGTCCCAAGGAGGTTCCCTTGACCACCAGTCTTGCCGATATAAATAGAGAGGTCAATAAATTCGCTTTGAAGAGATGGCTGAATAGCTGA
- the ehuB gene encoding ectoine/hydroxyectoine ABC transporter substrate-binding protein EhuB: MKKLPLLKTLLVGMLAFSVFALGGCGSTKTNDGGMSTLEKAKEKGAVTVGFANEKPYAYKTADGKLTGEAVEIARAILKELGINEMQGELTEFASLIPGLQAKRFDMVTAGMFITPERAEQVSFANPEYSIGEAIAVKKGNPLDLHSYEDIAKHGTAKVALPGGAIEYDYLVASGVPKDRIVTVPDMPAALAALQAGRADVITATGPSVQATLDTAADPNLERVMDFTQPVINGKNVKGYGATAFRHEDSDFREAFNAELQKLKESGELQKILESFGFTEQELPGDATVEDIIK, encoded by the coding sequence ATGAAAAAGTTACCACTGCTCAAGACTCTGCTGGTGGGGATGCTGGCCTTTAGTGTCTTTGCCTTGGGAGGGTGTGGCTCGACCAAGACAAACGATGGCGGGATGAGTACCCTGGAGAAGGCTAAGGAGAAAGGGGCCGTCACCGTTGGCTTTGCTAATGAAAAACCTTACGCCTACAAAACTGCCGACGGAAAACTCACCGGTGAAGCGGTTGAAATCGCCCGGGCCATCTTAAAAGAGCTGGGGATTAATGAAATGCAGGGGGAGCTTACGGAATTTGCTTCTTTGATTCCCGGTCTCCAGGCCAAACGTTTCGACATGGTTACCGCCGGAATGTTTATTACGCCTGAACGGGCTGAACAGGTGTCCTTTGCCAATCCCGAATACAGCATTGGGGAAGCCATCGCCGTCAAAAAGGGAAATCCTCTCGACTTACATAGCTATGAAGATATCGCCAAGCATGGAACAGCTAAAGTCGCTTTACCTGGAGGGGCCATTGAGTATGATTACCTGGTAGCCAGTGGTGTCCCCAAGGATAGAATTGTGACTGTTCCGGATATGCCGGCAGCTTTGGCGGCATTGCAAGCCGGGCGGGCAGATGTGATTACCGCCACCGGCCCCTCGGTTCAGGCTACCTTGGATACAGCCGCTGATCCCAATCTGGAGCGGGTCATGGACTTCACTCAGCCGGTTATCAATGGTAAAAATGTCAAGGGTTATGGAGCAACCGCATTCCGTCATGAAGACAGTGATTTTCGGGAGGCTTTCAATGCCGAATTGCAAAAGCTGAAAGAATCCGGTGAACTGCAGAAGATCCTTGAATCCTTTGGCTTTACAGAGCAAGAGCTTCCAGGGGACGCGACTGTAGAAGACATTATTAAGTAG
- the ehuC gene encoding ectoine/hydroxyectoine ABC transporter permease subunit EhuC, whose translation MTLAILDLLPALLKGLEITLTITLLATLLAFVLAFLAGFGRLSNYPLIRFLTAVYVEAFRGTSLLVQLFWIYFALPILGISLPPLAAGVLTLGLNCGAYGSEVVRSAILAVPKGQTEAGIALNFSPWQRLRCVILPQAFVMMLPGFGNLQIELLKSTSLVSLITLADLTYQASVLNASTMETTLIYSLLLVIYFLIAWPLTRGIRWIETRLTIGRY comes from the coding sequence ATGACCTTGGCCATCTTAGACCTCTTACCGGCACTGTTAAAAGGGCTGGAAATAACCCTCACCATCACTCTTTTGGCAACACTCCTTGCTTTTGTACTGGCTTTCCTGGCAGGGTTCGGCCGATTGTCCAACTATCCGCTGATCCGCTTTCTGACGGCGGTCTATGTAGAAGCCTTCCGGGGCACTTCTCTCCTTGTTCAGCTTTTCTGGATCTATTTTGCTTTACCTATTTTAGGTATCAGCTTGCCTCCCTTGGCGGCCGGTGTCCTGACCTTAGGGTTAAACTGTGGGGCCTATGGTTCCGAAGTGGTGCGCAGTGCTATTTTGGCGGTTCCCAAAGGGCAGACGGAGGCAGGAATCGCCTTAAACTTTAGTCCCTGGCAACGCCTGCGGTGCGTTATCCTGCCTCAGGCTTTTGTCATGATGCTGCCGGGGTTTGGCAATCTGCAGATTGAGCTGCTGAAAAGTACTTCCCTGGTCTCCTTAATTACCTTAGCCGACTTGACCTATCAGGCATCCGTGCTCAATGCTTCCACCATGGAGACGACTTTAATTTACAGCTTGCTGCTTGTAATCTACTTCCTGATTGCCTGGCCTTTGACACGGGGGATTCGCTGGATAGAAACCAGGCTGACCATAGGGAGGTATTAA
- the ehuD gene encoding ectoine/hydroxyectoine ABC transporter permease subunit EhuD gives MWNWDFALKIFPEIFAALKITVIATFAGFFLALFLGMFLTIGGRSSLKPVAYGSKGFVEFIRSTPLLVQLYFIFYVLPQAGLSLSPLTAGIIGLGIHYSTYLSEVYRSGIEAVPQGQWEAAKALNFSPWQVWSKIIIPQAVPPVIPVMGNYLITMFKETPLLSAITLVEILQTAKIIGSHSFRYLEGFTIVGFLFLLLSYPCSLMIHRLEMRMTKSVR, from the coding sequence ATGTGGAATTGGGATTTTGCCCTCAAAATTTTCCCGGAGATATTTGCGGCACTCAAGATTACCGTGATCGCCACCTTTGCCGGATTTTTTCTAGCCTTGTTTTTAGGGATGTTTCTCACCATTGGCGGGCGATCTTCCTTGAAACCCGTTGCTTACGGCTCAAAAGGTTTTGTCGAGTTTATCCGCAGCACCCCTTTGTTGGTGCAACTCTATTTTATTTTCTATGTGCTGCCCCAAGCCGGGCTGTCCCTGAGTCCCCTGACTGCCGGGATCATTGGCTTAGGGATTCACTACAGCACCTATCTTTCCGAAGTCTACCGCTCGGGAATTGAAGCGGTACCTCAGGGGCAATGGGAGGCGGCCAAAGCTCTCAACTTCAGCCCCTGGCAAGTATGGTCCAAGATTATCATTCCTCAGGCGGTGCCGCCGGTCATCCCGGTGATGGGAAATTATTTGATCACCATGTTTAAAGAGACACCCCTTCTTTCGGCCATTACCTTGGTGGAAATTTTGCAGACAGCCAAAATTATCGGTTCCCATTCCTTTCGGTATCTGGAGGGATTTACAATTGTAGGATTTTTGTTCTTATTGCTAAGTTATCCCTGTTCACTAATGATTCATCGTTTGGAGATGAGAATGACTAAAAGCGTTCGCTAA
- the ehuA gene encoding ectoine/hydroxyectoine ABC transporter ATP-binding protein EhuA — protein sequence MSAQLKLLENTPEESINHRSKAGKKVKQPVVHYEKISKTYGDLQVLKEIDLDIAPGEKVALIGPSGSGKTTLARLLMTLEEPTSGTIQVDGELLWHQMVNGKLVKANEKHLHKIRNKIGMVFQHFNLFPHMTILRNVTAAPIHVLGMTRDDAEKQAVTMLEKVGLGDKLDAYPAQLSGGQKQRVAIARALVMRPKIMLFDEPTSALDPELVGEVLEVIKEIAHEGEMAMLLITHEMDFARDVADRVVFFDEGHIIEQGPPREIFHNPQSARLQNFLSRFRGR from the coding sequence ATGAGTGCCCAATTAAAATTGTTAGAGAATACACCGGAGGAATCTATAAATCATCGGTCCAAGGCCGGGAAAAAAGTTAAACAACCTGTAGTGCACTACGAAAAAATCTCCAAAACTTATGGAGACTTGCAGGTTCTAAAAGAAATTGATTTGGATATTGCGCCAGGGGAGAAAGTAGCCTTGATCGGACCCAGCGGCTCGGGAAAAACCACCCTGGCCAGATTGCTAATGACTTTGGAAGAGCCCACTTCCGGAACCATCCAAGTAGATGGGGAGTTGTTATGGCATCAAATGGTCAATGGAAAATTGGTTAAAGCCAATGAAAAACACCTGCATAAAATTCGCAATAAGATCGGTATGGTCTTTCAGCATTTTAATCTTTTTCCTCATATGACCATTTTGAGGAATGTGACAGCCGCTCCTATCCATGTACTGGGGATGACCCGGGATGATGCTGAGAAGCAGGCCGTTACGATGCTTGAGAAAGTGGGCCTGGGTGATAAGCTCGATGCCTATCCCGCCCAACTGTCCGGCGGGCAGAAACAACGGGTGGCCATCGCCAGGGCCTTAGTCATGCGTCCCAAAATTATGTTGTTTGATGAGCCGACCTCCGCTTTGGATCCGGAGCTGGTGGGTGAAGTGCTGGAAGTAATCAAAGAGATTGCCCATGAAGGGGAGATGGCTATGCTCCTTATCACCCACGAGATGGATTTTGCCAGGGATGTGGCGGACCGGGTGGTCTTCTTTGATGAAGGGCACATAATTGAACAAGGACCGCCCCGGGAAATCTTCCATAATCCTCAGAGCGCCCGCTTGCAGAACTTTTTAAGCCGCTTCCGGGGAAGGTGA
- a CDS encoding 50S ribosomal protein L25: MSETAIQAIERKEKPKEVRSKGFVPGVIYGKSMDSISVKFDEKKLNKALQGRSQKAKISVQVGDETKQCFVQEIQKDITIGKTIHIAMQVVEDDQVVKMKVPIIFNGTESLNEKRLILQPYVSEIELSGPSVDMPEYIAIDVADKPLGEKFTVGDLMVKPSITLFDDPEKIIAAIIGSRVHLPAEDTSDAAES; the protein is encoded by the coding sequence ATGAGCGAAACTGCAATTCAGGCTATCGAAAGGAAAGAAAAGCCCAAGGAAGTCCGAAGTAAAGGTTTTGTACCGGGGGTAATCTACGGTAAAAGTATGGACTCCATCAGTGTGAAATTTGATGAGAAGAAGCTTAATAAGGCACTGCAGGGACGTTCCCAAAAAGCCAAAATCTCTGTGCAAGTCGGAGATGAGACCAAGCAGTGTTTCGTCCAAGAGATTCAAAAAGACATTACTATAGGCAAAACCATTCATATTGCTATGCAAGTAGTGGAAGATGATCAGGTTGTGAAGATGAAGGTTCCGATTATATTCAACGGGACTGAAAGCCTCAATGAAAAAAGACTCATCCTACAGCCCTATGTTTCTGAAATCGAGCTTTCCGGCCCTAGTGTCGATATGCCTGAGTATATTGCTATAGATGTTGCCGACAAGCCCTTGGGAGAGAAATTCACTGTGGGAGATCTTATGGTTAAGCCTTCAATAACACTATTTGATGATCCGGAAAAAATCATTGCTGCCATTATCGGCTCAAGAGTTCATCTGCCTGCAGAGGATACTTCCGATGCCGCTGAAAGTTAA